One segment of Enterobacter ludwigii DNA contains the following:
- the alr gene encoding alanine racemase — MQAATVVINRRALRHNLQRLRELAPASKLVAVVKANAYGHGLIETARTLPDADAFGVARLEEAIRLRAGGITQPILLLEGFFEAADLPTIADQHLHTAVHNEEQLAALETAELSEPVTVWMKLDTGMHRLGVRPEKADAFYQRLCQCKNVRQPVNIVSHFARADEPECGATEQQLDIFNTFCEGKPGMRSIAASGGILLWPQSHFDWARPGIILYGVSPLENRPWGPDFGFQPVMSLVSNLIAVRDHKAGEPVGYGGTWTSERDTRLGVVAMGYGDGYPRAAPSGTPVLVNGREANIVGRVAMDMICIDLGPDAQDKPGDDVVMWGEGLPVERIAEITKVSAYELITRLTSRVAMKYID, encoded by the coding sequence ATGCAAGCGGCAACTGTAGTCATTAACCGCCGCGCTCTGCGACACAACCTGCAACGTCTGCGTGAACTGGCTCCCGCCAGTAAACTCGTTGCAGTCGTGAAAGCGAACGCTTACGGACACGGTCTTATTGAGACCGCGCGAACGCTCCCCGATGCCGACGCCTTTGGCGTCGCCCGTCTTGAAGAAGCCATCCGCCTGCGCGCGGGTGGGATCACTCAACCGATTTTGCTGCTGGAAGGCTTTTTTGAAGCGGCAGATCTGCCGACCATTGCTGACCAGCATCTGCACACCGCGGTACATAACGAAGAACAACTCGCGGCGCTGGAAACCGCCGAGCTGAGTGAGCCTGTCACCGTCTGGATGAAGCTCGATACCGGCATGCACCGTCTGGGCGTGCGCCCGGAAAAGGCGGACGCGTTTTATCAGCGTCTGTGTCAGTGCAAAAACGTCCGTCAGCCGGTGAATATCGTGAGCCACTTTGCCCGTGCCGATGAACCCGAGTGTGGCGCGACCGAGCAGCAGCTGGATATTTTTAATACTTTCTGCGAAGGCAAGCCAGGAATGCGCTCCATTGCCGCGTCTGGCGGTATTTTGCTGTGGCCGCAGTCGCACTTCGACTGGGCGCGTCCAGGCATTATTCTATACGGCGTCTCTCCGCTGGAGAACAGACCCTGGGGGCCGGATTTTGGTTTCCAGCCGGTGATGTCCCTTGTGTCTAACCTGATTGCCGTGCGCGATCACAAAGCGGGTGAGCCCGTGGGCTACGGCGGAACGTGGACCAGCGAGCGCGACACACGCCTTGGCGTGGTGGCGATGGGCTATGGCGATGGTTATCCTCGCGCCGCGCCGTCCGGCACGCCGGTACTGGTCAATGGCCGTGAAGCGAACATCGTGGGCCGCGTGGCGATGGACATGATCTGTATTGACCTCGGGCCAGATGCACAGGACAAACCGGGTGATGACGTGGTGATGTGGGGTGAGGGTTTACCTGTTGAACGCATCGCTGAAATCACAAAAGTGAGTGCTTACGAACTTATCACGCGCCTGACATCAAGGGTTGCGATGAAGTACATCGACTAA
- the pnuC gene encoding nicotinamide riboside transporter PnuC → MSPSEMAACLAYALSVWLAARNSIHTWWIGIIGSGLYGWVFYSVQLYADVTLQLFFIITSITGWVHWLKGHRGEVLPVRRTPPRHFFILLACALLVAAGYGLILHRYTNAWAPWVDSVILTFSVLAQFMLMGRRLENWYVWLAVNTLAVPLYAMRDLHLTAGLYLVFWFNAWHGLYQWRKEIRTQ, encoded by the coding sequence ATGTCACCATCCGAAATGGCCGCTTGTCTGGCTTATGCCCTCTCGGTCTGGCTGGCTGCCAGAAACAGTATTCACACGTGGTGGATAGGCATCATCGGCAGTGGGCTTTATGGCTGGGTCTTTTATTCGGTTCAGCTTTACGCTGACGTTACCCTGCAGCTCTTTTTCATCATCACCAGCATTACCGGCTGGGTGCACTGGCTCAAAGGTCATCGCGGGGAGGTATTGCCCGTTCGGCGTACCCCGCCCAGACATTTCTTCATCCTGCTCGCTTGCGCCCTGCTGGTGGCCGCGGGTTATGGCCTGATCTTGCATCGCTACACTAACGCCTGGGCCCCCTGGGTGGACTCCGTTATTTTGACATTCAGCGTGCTTGCACAGTTTATGTTAATGGGGCGACGCCTGGAGAACTGGTACGTCTGGCTGGCTGTAAATACGCTGGCGGTACCGTTATATGCGATGAGAGATCTGCATTTGACCGCGGGTTTATATCTGGTGTTTTGGTTTAATGCCTGGCACGGTTTATATCAGTGGCGTAAGGAGATTCGCACCCAGTGA
- a CDS encoding AAA family ATPase, giving the protein MKPYRDGLVVGKFAPLHVGHEALINAALAQCETVYIISYSRPEIPGYDPDKRLHWLSARFPQCHHLVLTPEVIATHALEPLPHNDADADLHRHYVATLCEKILHCQPQAVFTAEDYGDGFAAVLSQRFGKQVTHVRLQRPKGPDAPSGTLIRSDVHRYRTMMSPEVYRSFVFRICLLGGESTGKSTLSRALATTLNAPFVAEFGREYWEEKNGVLGCDDLLHIAREQVRREAMASTAPFLVCDTSPLTTLFYMLDQFGSAPRELEELAGRAYSLVVLCGDEFPFVQDGTRQGAAFRQRQQAWYIRALTDRNIPYLPVSGSLAERIEQIRRHLQERI; this is encoded by the coding sequence GTGAAGCCTTATCGCGACGGTCTGGTTGTGGGCAAATTTGCGCCATTACACGTGGGGCATGAAGCGCTGATAAATGCTGCGCTGGCCCAGTGTGAGACGGTCTATATCATTAGTTATTCGCGTCCGGAAATCCCGGGTTATGACCCCGACAAGCGCCTTCACTGGTTAAGCGCGCGCTTCCCGCAATGTCATCACCTTGTGCTGACGCCGGAGGTCATCGCGACCCATGCGCTTGAACCACTTCCGCATAATGATGCGGATGCCGATCTTCACCGGCATTACGTGGCAACGCTGTGTGAAAAAATACTTCACTGCCAGCCACAGGCCGTATTTACCGCCGAAGACTACGGCGACGGATTTGCGGCGGTGTTAAGCCAGCGTTTTGGCAAGCAGGTTACGCATGTCCGCCTCCAGCGTCCGAAGGGGCCTGATGCGCCCTCGGGAACCCTGATACGTTCTGACGTCCATCGCTACCGCACGATGATGTCCCCGGAGGTCTACCGTAGCTTTGTCTTTCGGATTTGTTTATTAGGGGGCGAATCGACAGGAAAAAGCACGCTTTCCCGCGCGCTGGCGACGACGCTCAACGCCCCGTTTGTCGCCGAGTTTGGCCGAGAATACTGGGAAGAGAAGAATGGCGTGCTGGGATGCGACGATCTGCTGCATATTGCCCGCGAGCAGGTGCGTCGTGAAGCGATGGCCAGCACGGCTCCCTTCCTGGTTTGCGATACCTCGCCCTTAACCACGCTGTTTTATATGCTCGACCAGTTTGGCAGCGCGCCACGCGAGCTAGAGGAATTAGCCGGGCGCGCATATTCTCTGGTGGTGCTCTGTGGCGATGAGTTTCCTTTTGTTCAGGATGGTACCCGTCAGGGGGCTGCATTCCGCCAGCGGCAACAGGCATGGTACATCCGCGCGTTAACAGACAGAAATATCCCCTATCTGCCTGTTTCTGGTTCGCTCGCTGAACGCATTGAACAGATTCGACGACATCTGCAGGAACGGATCTGA
- the tyrB gene encoding aromatic amino acid transaminase produces the protein MFQKVDAYAGDPILSLMERFKEDPRSDKVNLSIGLYYNEEGIIPQLQAVAEAEARLNAVPHGASLYLPMEGLNSYRNTIAPLLFGADHAVLTQKRVATIQTLGGSGALKVGADFLKKYFPDSGVWVSDPTWENHVAIFEGAGFTVQTYPWFDSETNGVRVDALLEKLNTLPERSIVLLHPCCHNPTGADLTNAQWDAVIDVLKTRNLIPFLDIAYQGFGAGMEEDAYAIRAVASAGLPALVSNSFSKIFSLYGERVGGLSVVCEDAEAAGRVLGQLKATVRRIYSSPPNFGAQVVATVLGDDRLKASWLAEVESMRKRILTMRQELVDVLKEAVPGHNFDYLLKQRGMFSYTGLSAAQVDRLREEFGVYLISSGRMCVAGLNASNVHRVAQAFAAVM, from the coding sequence GTGTTTCAGAAAGTTGACGCCTATGCCGGCGACCCCATTCTCTCCTTAATGGAGCGTTTCAAAGAAGATCCTCGCAGCGACAAAGTCAACCTCAGTATTGGTTTGTATTACAACGAGGAGGGCATTATTCCTCAGCTGCAAGCCGTAGCAGAAGCGGAAGCGCGTCTTAACGCCGTCCCGCACGGAGCCTCGCTCTATCTGCCAATGGAAGGGTTAAACAGCTACCGCAACACCATTGCGCCGCTGCTGTTTGGTGCCGATCACGCCGTGCTGACACAAAAACGGGTGGCGACCATCCAGACGCTGGGTGGCTCGGGCGCATTAAAAGTTGGCGCTGACTTTCTGAAAAAATACTTCCCGGATTCTGGCGTGTGGGTCAGTGACCCGACGTGGGAAAACCACGTGGCGATTTTTGAGGGCGCAGGCTTTACGGTGCAGACCTATCCGTGGTTTGACAGCGAAACCAACGGCGTGCGCGTTGACGCGCTGCTGGAAAAACTGAATACGCTGCCGGAGCGCAGTATTGTTCTGCTGCATCCGTGCTGCCATAACCCGACCGGTGCAGACCTGACTAATGCCCAGTGGGATGCGGTAATCGACGTGCTGAAGACGCGTAACCTGATCCCCTTCCTCGACATCGCCTATCAGGGCTTTGGCGCGGGCATGGAAGAAGATGCCTACGCTATCCGCGCCGTTGCCAGCGCCGGACTGCCTGCGCTGGTCAGCAACTCGTTCTCAAAAATCTTCTCTCTGTACGGTGAGCGCGTCGGCGGCCTGTCAGTGGTCTGTGAGGACGCTGAAGCGGCCGGGCGAGTACTCGGACAGCTGAAGGCGACCGTGCGCCGCATTTACTCCAGCCCGCCAAACTTTGGTGCGCAGGTAGTCGCCACGGTACTGGGTGACGATCGGCTGAAAGCGTCGTGGCTCGCCGAAGTGGAATCTATGCGCAAGCGCATCCTGACGATGCGTCAGGAGCTGGTCGACGTGCTGAAAGAGGCCGTCCCAGGGCATAATTTTGACTATCTGCTTAAGCAGCGTGGGATGTTCAGCTACACCGGCCTCAGCGCGGCTCAGGTCGATCGCCTGCGTGAAGAGTTCGGCGTCTACCTGATTTCAAGCGGCCGTATGTGCGTGGCCGGGCTTAATGCCAGCAACGTTCATCGTGTTGCGCAGGCGTTTGCTGCAGTGATGTAA
- the aphA gene encoding acid phosphatase AphA, with protein MRKITLALSAACLLFSLNSAVVARASAPTPLYTGTTAAMLAEQAPVHWVSVAQIENSLLGRPPMAVGFDIDDTVLFSSPGFWRGKKTYSPDSEAYLKNPEFWEKMNNGWDEFSIPKEVARALIAMHVKRGDSIYFVTGRSQTKTETVSKTLQDDFQIPASSMNPVIFAGDKPGQNTKTQWLEQKNIKVFYGDSDNDITAAHDVGARGIRVLRASNSTYRPLPMAGKFGEEVIVNSEY; from the coding sequence ATGCGCAAGATCACACTGGCGCTCAGCGCCGCCTGCTTATTGTTCTCGCTAAATAGTGCCGTCGTGGCGCGCGCTTCCGCACCGACGCCACTTTACACCGGCACAACAGCCGCCATGCTTGCCGAGCAAGCACCTGTTCACTGGGTATCCGTAGCCCAAATCGAAAATAGCCTGTTAGGGCGCCCTCCAATGGCTGTAGGCTTTGATATCGACGATACGGTCCTGTTTTCCAGCCCGGGATTCTGGCGGGGCAAAAAAACCTACTCACCGGACAGCGAAGCGTATCTGAAGAACCCCGAGTTCTGGGAAAAGATGAATAACGGCTGGGACGAGTTCAGCATTCCTAAAGAGGTGGCGCGCGCGCTTATCGCCATGCACGTTAAACGCGGTGACAGCATTTACTTTGTGACCGGACGCAGCCAGACCAAAACCGAAACCGTCTCTAAAACGCTGCAGGATGATTTTCAGATCCCGGCTTCCAGCATGAATCCGGTTATTTTTGCCGGCGACAAACCCGGCCAAAACACCAAAACCCAATGGCTGGAACAGAAGAACATCAAAGTCTTCTATGGCGATTCAGATAACGATATCACCGCCGCGCATGACGTCGGAGCCAGAGGGATCAGGGTGTTACGCGCCTCAAACTCTACGTATCGACCGTTGCCAATGGCCGGAAAGTTTGGCGAAGAAGTAATTGTTAATTCTGAGTATTAA
- a CDS encoding secondary thiamine-phosphate synthase enzyme YjbQ, whose protein sequence is MWYQQTLTLSAKPRGFHLVTDEVIGQIRDLSRIRTGLLHLLLQHTSASLTLNENCDPTVRSDMEQHFLKTVPDNAPYEHDYEGADDMPSHIKSSLLGVSLMLPVHNGRLLLGTWQGIWLGEHRIHGGSRKIIATLQGE, encoded by the coding sequence ATGTGGTATCAACAGACCCTGACCTTAAGCGCGAAACCTCGTGGATTTCATCTGGTGACTGATGAAGTCATTGGGCAAATTCGCGACCTCTCGCGCATCAGGACGGGGTTACTGCATCTGCTGCTTCAGCACACGTCAGCCTCTCTCACGCTTAATGAAAATTGCGATCCCACCGTCCGGTCTGACATGGAGCAGCATTTTCTCAAAACCGTTCCGGACAACGCCCCTTATGAACATGACTATGAGGGAGCAGATGACATGCCGTCGCATATCAAATCCTCTCTGCTGGGCGTATCGCTGATGCTGCCGGTGCACAATGGTCGGTTACTGCTGGGAACGTGGCAAGGGATCTGGCTGGGAGAACATCGTATTCACGGTGGTTCGCGTAAAATTATCGCAACGCTACAAGGGGAATAA
- a CDS encoding MmcQ/YjbR family DNA-binding protein, with protein MTISELLQYCMSKPGAEQSVHSDWKATQIKVGDILFAMVKEVEGRPAASLKTSPELAELLRQQHHDVRPSKHLNKAHWSTVYLDGSLPGSQIYYLVDASYQQAVELLPEATRQQLSV; from the coding sequence ATGACAATTTCGGAGCTACTTCAGTACTGCATGAGTAAACCTGGCGCGGAGCAAAGCGTTCACAGCGACTGGAAAGCCACGCAGATTAAAGTGGGGGATATTCTGTTTGCGATGGTGAAAGAGGTTGAGGGTCGCCCGGCGGCGTCGCTGAAAACCAGCCCGGAACTGGCGGAGCTGTTACGCCAGCAGCACCATGACGTCCGGCCAAGCAAGCATCTCAACAAAGCGCACTGGAGTACCGTTTATCTCGACGGTTCACTGCCGGGTTCGCAAATTTACTATCTGGTGGACGCGTCTTATCAGCAGGCGGTAGAGCTGCTGCCGGAAGCGACCCGACAGCAACTCTCCGTGTGA
- the uvrA gene encoding excinuclease ABC subunit UvrA, which yields MDKIEVRGARTHNLKNINLIIPRDKLIVVTGLSGSGKSSLAFDTLYAEGQRRYVESLSAYARQFLSLMEKPDVDHIEGLSPAISIEQKSTSHNPRSTVGTITEIHDYLRLLYARVGEPRCPDHDVPLAAQTVSQMVDNVLSQPEGKRLMLLAPIIKERKGEHTKTLENLASQGYIRARIDGEVCDLSDPPKLELQKKHTIEVVIDRFKVRDDLATRLAESFETALELSGGTAVVSDMDNPKAEELLFSANFACPICGYSMRELEPRLFSFNNPAGACPTCDGLGVQQYFDPDRVIQNPELSLAGGAIRGWDRRNFYYFQMLKSLAEHYKFDVEAPWASLNPNVHKVVLFGSGKENIEFKYMNDRGDTSVRRHPFEGVLHNMERRYKETESSAVREELAKFISNRSCATCEGTRLRREARHVFVENTALPTISDMSIGHAMDFFNNLKLSGQRAKIAEKVLKEIGDRLKFLVNVGLNYLTLSRSAETLSGGEAQRIRLASQIGAGLVGVMYVLDEPSIGLHQRDNERLLGTLVHLRNLGNTVIVVEHDEDAIRAADHVIDIGPGAGVHGGQVVAEGTLKDIMAVPESLTGQYMSGKRKIEVPKQRVPANPEKVLKLTGARGNNLKDVTLTLPVGLFTCITGVSGSGKSTLINDTLFPIAQTQLNGATLAEPAPYRDIQGLEHFDKVIDIDQSPIGRTPRSNPATYTGVFTPVRELFAGVPEARSRGYTPGRFSFNVRGGRCEACQGDGVIKVEMHFLPDIYVPCDQCKGKRYNRETLEIKYKGKTIHEVLDMTIEEAREFFDAVPALARKLQTLMDVGLTYIRLGQSATTLSGGEAQRVKLARELSKRGTGQTLYILDEPTTGLHFADIQQLLDVLHQLRDQGNTIVVIEHNLDVIKTADWIVDLGPEGGSGGGEILVSGTPETVAECEASHTARFLKPLL from the coding sequence ATGGATAAGATCGAAGTTCGGGGCGCCCGCACCCACAATCTCAAGAATATCAACCTCATAATCCCTCGCGACAAACTCATCGTCGTGACCGGGCTTTCGGGGTCTGGCAAATCCTCACTGGCTTTCGACACTTTATATGCCGAAGGACAGCGTCGTTACGTGGAGTCACTCTCTGCATACGCACGTCAGTTCCTGTCACTGATGGAAAAACCGGATGTAGACCATATTGAAGGGTTATCACCTGCTATCTCCATTGAGCAGAAATCCACCTCGCATAACCCGCGTTCAACGGTTGGTACGATTACCGAAATTCATGACTACCTGCGTCTGCTGTATGCACGCGTGGGTGAGCCGCGCTGCCCGGATCACGACGTCCCGCTGGCCGCGCAGACCGTAAGCCAGATGGTGGATAACGTGCTGTCGCAGCCGGAAGGTAAACGCCTGATGCTGCTGGCGCCCATCATTAAAGAGCGTAAGGGCGAGCACACCAAAACGCTGGAGAACCTGGCAAGCCAGGGCTATATCCGCGCCCGTATCGACGGCGAAGTGTGTGACCTGTCGGATCCGCCTAAGCTGGAGCTGCAGAAGAAGCACACCATCGAAGTGGTGATTGACCGTTTCAAAGTCCGTGACGATCTGGCGACCCGCCTGGCCGAATCCTTTGAAACCGCGCTGGAACTCTCTGGCGGTACGGCCGTGGTCTCCGATATGGACAACCCGAAAGCGGAAGAGCTGCTCTTCTCCGCCAACTTTGCCTGTCCGATTTGTGGTTACAGCATGCGCGAGCTGGAGCCGCGTCTGTTCTCGTTCAACAACCCGGCGGGCGCCTGTCCGACGTGTGACGGACTGGGCGTACAGCAATATTTTGACCCGGACCGCGTGATCCAAAACCCGGAGCTGTCGCTGGCTGGCGGTGCGATCCGCGGATGGGATCGCCGCAACTTCTACTATTTCCAGATGCTGAAGTCGCTGGCAGAGCACTATAAATTCGACGTCGAAGCCCCGTGGGCCAGCCTGAACCCGAACGTGCACAAAGTGGTGCTGTTCGGTTCCGGCAAAGAGAACATCGAGTTCAAGTACATGAACGATCGCGGTGATACCTCCGTGCGCCGTCACCCGTTTGAAGGGGTGCTGCACAATATGGAGCGCCGCTACAAAGAGACCGAATCCAGCGCGGTTCGCGAGGAGCTGGCGAAGTTTATCAGCAACCGTTCCTGTGCGACCTGTGAAGGTACGCGTCTGCGCCGTGAAGCTCGCCATGTGTTTGTTGAAAACACGGCGCTGCCGACCATCTCAGACATGAGCATCGGTCACGCGATGGACTTCTTCAACAACCTGAAGCTCTCCGGCCAGCGCGCGAAAATCGCGGAAAAAGTGCTGAAAGAGATCGGCGATCGTCTGAAGTTCCTGGTGAACGTCGGCCTGAATTACCTGACGCTTTCCCGCTCCGCAGAGACCCTCTCCGGTGGCGAAGCTCAGCGTATCCGCCTCGCGAGCCAGATTGGCGCAGGCCTCGTCGGCGTGATGTATGTGCTGGATGAACCCTCAATCGGCCTGCACCAGCGTGACAACGAGCGTCTGCTCGGCACGCTTGTCCACCTGCGTAATCTCGGTAACACGGTGATTGTGGTTGAGCATGATGAAGACGCGATCCGCGCCGCTGACCACGTTATCGATATCGGCCCGGGCGCTGGCGTACACGGCGGTCAGGTGGTCGCGGAAGGAACGTTGAAAGATATTATGGCGGTGCCGGAGTCATTGACCGGCCAGTACATGAGCGGCAAGCGCAAGATTGAAGTGCCGAAACAGCGTGTACCGGCGAACCCGGAAAAAGTGCTGAAGCTGACCGGCGCCCGCGGCAACAACCTGAAAGATGTGACGCTGACGCTGCCGGTTGGGCTGTTTACCTGTATCACCGGCGTATCCGGTTCCGGTAAGTCGACGCTGATCAACGATACGCTGTTCCCGATTGCGCAGACGCAGCTGAACGGCGCGACGCTGGCCGAACCGGCGCCGTACCGTGACATCCAGGGGCTGGAGCATTTCGATAAAGTGATCGATATCGATCAGAGTCCAATCGGGCGGACTCCGCGTTCCAACCCTGCCACCTATACGGGCGTGTTCACACCCGTACGTGAACTGTTTGCAGGTGTGCCGGAAGCGCGTTCACGCGGGTATACGCCAGGGCGTTTCAGCTTTAACGTGCGCGGCGGACGCTGTGAGGCGTGCCAGGGCGACGGGGTTATCAAGGTTGAGATGCACTTCCTGCCGGATATTTACGTGCCGTGCGACCAGTGCAAAGGCAAACGCTATAACCGCGAAACGCTGGAGATTAAGTACAAAGGCAAAACTATCCACGAAGTGCTGGATATGACCATCGAAGAGGCGCGTGAGTTCTTTGACGCGGTCCCTGCGCTGGCGCGTAAGCTGCAGACGCTGATGGATGTGGGCCTGACCTATATTCGTCTGGGGCAGTCTGCCACCACGCTGTCTGGCGGTGAAGCACAGCGCGTGAAGCTGGCGCGTGAGCTCTCCAAACGCGGTACCGGCCAGACGCTGTACATTCTCGATGAGCCGACCACCGGTCTGCACTTTGCCGATATCCAGCAGCTGCTTGATGTTCTGCATCAGCTTCGCGATCAGGGCAACACGATTGTGGTCATTGAACACAACCTGGACGTGATTAAAACCGCGGACTGGATTGTCGATCTCGGCCCGGAAGGCGGCAGCGGCGGCGGTGAAATCCTCGTCTCCGGTACGCCAGAGACCGTTGCAGAGTGCGAAGCCTCGCACACCGCGCGCTTCCTCAAACCGTTGCTGTAA
- the ssb1 gene encoding single-stranded DNA-binding protein SSB1 yields MASRGVNKVILVGNLGQDPEVRYMPSGGAVANITLATSESWRDKATGEMKEQTEWHRVVLFGKLAEVAGEYLRKGSQVYIEGQLRTRKWTDQAGAEKYTTEVVVNVGGTMQMLGGRQGGGAPAGGGQQQQGGWGQPQQPQGGNQFSGGAQSRPQQQSAPAPSNEPPMDFDDDIPF; encoded by the coding sequence ATGGCCAGCAGAGGCGTAAACAAGGTGATTCTCGTCGGTAATCTGGGCCAGGACCCGGAAGTACGCTACATGCCGAGTGGTGGCGCAGTTGCCAACATTACGCTGGCTACTTCCGAATCCTGGCGTGATAAAGCGACCGGTGAGATGAAAGAGCAGACCGAATGGCACCGCGTAGTGCTGTTTGGCAAACTGGCGGAAGTGGCTGGTGAGTATCTGCGTAAAGGTTCTCAGGTTTATATTGAAGGCCAGCTGCGTACCCGCAAATGGACCGATCAAGCCGGCGCTGAGAAGTACACCACGGAAGTTGTGGTCAACGTGGGTGGCACCATGCAGATGCTCGGTGGCCGTCAGGGCGGTGGCGCACCAGCAGGTGGCGGTCAGCAGCAGCAGGGCGGTTGGGGTCAGCCTCAGCAGCCACAGGGCGGCAACCAGTTCAGCGGTGGCGCGCAGTCTCGCCCACAGCAGCAGTCCGCGCCAGCACCGTCTAACGAACCCCCAATGGACTTCGACGACGATATTCCGTTCTGA
- a CDS encoding YjcB family protein — translation MATITTSMVLLRWPLLSAVLMFLASTLNIQFRKSDYAGLAVISTLLGLGAACWFATGLLGITLLDLAAVWENIKVVMVEAMSHTPPDWPMVIT, via the coding sequence ATGGCAACCATTACTACCAGCATGGTTCTCCTGCGCTGGCCTTTGTTAAGTGCGGTGCTGATGTTCCTGGCCAGCACGCTAAACATTCAGTTTCGTAAATCTGACTATGCTGGCCTTGCTGTCATCAGCACCCTGTTGGGGTTGGGCGCAGCATGCTGGTTCGCAACGGGCCTGCTTGGCATCACCCTGCTGGATCTCGCTGCCGTCTGGGAAAATATTAAAGTGGTCATGGTGGAAGCCATGAGCCATACCCCGCCAGACTGGCCGATGGTGATTACCTGA
- a CDS encoding sensor domain-containing diguanylate cyclase yields the protein MKEKRREIVNDSLQALHALADLMPQLHAHCSLGEMLETINRAFGASLAWISVDTDGLQRVVCAGEVTCHSFEVADFLAGTLLEKHHRAWRVVYWKENIGRALFSAHHPGYSQLQSGVLCKLSTHNGQGSGYFFLAFAEPLYSLSILKSIVAVLVEKLKDYFSEIIVREKTAQEMQRVVTQYKTLFERAPVLMNSFDKFNRCVLWNAECEKVFGWTMAEISAHADPLSLFYPDPEERRRVRESVNVSPLKDMYEWHPLRKDGTPLTVLWSNILLPDSSVLNIGLDITERKKAEQQLEVKATTDDLTGCFNRSTILQQLESALAANARQDADSHFCVLMFDLDFFKQINDRWGHQVGDRALIHFCQAIRELSPENAALGRVGGEEFLLLLARTDGNAGALFSARLRTALKTNPLVVGEKKLVLSFSAGAVEVCQGQRDTSGLLMRADKALYDAKRTGRGKTVVAADYL from the coding sequence ATGAAAGAAAAACGACGTGAGATTGTTAATGACAGCCTGCAGGCGTTGCATGCGCTGGCAGATCTGATGCCCCAGCTTCACGCCCATTGTTCGCTGGGCGAGATGCTTGAGACGATCAACCGGGCCTTCGGGGCAAGCCTGGCCTGGATTAGCGTTGATACTGACGGGCTGCAGCGCGTGGTCTGTGCCGGTGAAGTGACCTGTCACTCATTTGAGGTGGCCGATTTTCTTGCCGGTACTCTGCTGGAGAAGCATCACCGCGCGTGGCGGGTCGTCTACTGGAAAGAGAATATCGGCCGCGCATTATTCTCCGCTCATCATCCTGGCTATTCGCAATTGCAAAGCGGGGTGTTATGCAAGCTTTCAACCCATAACGGACAAGGCAGCGGCTATTTTTTTCTGGCGTTTGCTGAGCCGTTATATTCTCTGTCCATCCTGAAAAGTATTGTTGCGGTACTGGTCGAAAAATTAAAAGACTATTTTTCAGAAATTATCGTTCGTGAAAAAACAGCGCAGGAAATGCAGCGTGTGGTGACCCAATATAAAACCCTGTTTGAACGAGCGCCTGTTTTAATGAACTCATTCGATAAATTTAACCGCTGCGTGCTGTGGAATGCTGAGTGTGAAAAAGTGTTTGGCTGGACAATGGCGGAGATCAGCGCCCATGCCGATCCGCTCTCACTGTTTTACCCCGACCCGGAAGAGCGGCGACGGGTCAGGGAGTCGGTAAATGTCTCGCCGCTAAAGGATATGTACGAGTGGCATCCACTGCGTAAAGACGGTACGCCGTTGACGGTTTTGTGGTCAAACATTCTGCTGCCGGACAGCTCAGTCCTGAATATCGGGCTTGATATTACCGAACGTAAAAAAGCCGAACAGCAGCTGGAAGTGAAAGCCACCACGGACGATCTTACCGGGTGTTTTAACCGTTCAACCATTTTACAGCAGCTGGAATCCGCGCTGGCGGCAAATGCCAGGCAGGATGCTGACAGCCATTTTTGCGTGCTCATGTTTGACCTGGATTTTTTCAAACAGATCAACGATCGGTGGGGGCATCAGGTGGGCGATCGGGCACTTATCCACTTTTGCCAGGCTATCCGTGAGTTAAGCCCCGAGAATGCTGCGCTTGGCCGTGTGGGCGGCGAGGAGTTTTTGCTCCTGCTGGCACGAACCGACGGCAACGCGGGCGCCCTTTTTTCGGCGAGGCTACGTACTGCCCTCAAAACCAACCCGCTCGTGGTGGGAGAGAAAAAGCTGGTGCTGTCATTCAGCGCCGGGGCGGTGGAGGTCTGCCAGGGCCAACGCGATACTTCAGGATTACTGATGCGTGCCGATAAAGCATTATATGACGCCAAGCGTACGGGTCGGGGGAAAACGGTGGTGGCTGCTGATTATTTATAA